In Spirochaeta thermophila DSM 6578, the following proteins share a genomic window:
- the trxA gene encoding thioredoxin has product MSLHVKAADFEKEVLKADIPVLVDFWAEWCMPCRMVSPILDELAEEYAGKLKVVKVNVDEEPDLASRFGIVSIPTILLFKNGQVAAQQIGAAPRQVFEQMIQPHLG; this is encoded by the coding sequence ATGTCGCTTCATGTGAAGGCAGCCGACTTTGAAAAGGAAGTCTTGAAGGCCGATATCCCTGTACTCGTGGACTTCTGGGCCGAATGGTGCATGCCGTGCCGGATGGTCTCGCCCATCCTCGACGAGCTCGCCGAGGAATATGCCGGGAAACTCAAGGTGGTGAAGGTGAACGTGGACGAGGAACCGGACCTCGCGAGCAGGTTCGGCATCGTGAGTATCCCCACCATCCTTCTCTTCAAGAATGGGCAGGTGGCAGCCCAGCAGATAGGGGCCGCTCCCCGGCAGGTCTTCGAGCAGATGATCCAGCCCCATCTCGGCTAG
- the trpA gene encoding tryptophan synthase subunit alpha — MSARIMAHMVSFFPDEARSREVAQALVEGGAWALEIQFPFSDPTADGPAIQEACTRALEAGFTVEKGFRFLEWLKGRWPDLPVFLMCYGSIPVRKGVDPFVERCAELGLEGLIVPDLPPDYDEGLYEAGARHGIPVVPVVIPQIRGERLSRILSLSPAYVYAALRKGITGYHTEIGEENLSLLDTLEAAGTRTLAGFGIDSPEQVALLAPHVHAVVVGSAFVRVIASCSGSPAAPLKAKIGELLSSKEANRRE; from the coding sequence ATGAGTGCACGCATCATGGCCCATATGGTCTCGTTCTTCCCGGACGAGGCGCGTTCCCGGGAGGTGGCACAGGCCCTCGTGGAAGGAGGTGCGTGGGCGCTCGAGATACAGTTCCCTTTCTCGGATCCCACGGCCGACGGTCCTGCGATTCAGGAGGCATGCACGCGGGCTTTGGAGGCGGGCTTCACCGTGGAGAAGGGGTTCCGGTTCCTCGAATGGCTGAAGGGACGGTGGCCCGATCTGCCGGTCTTCCTCATGTGTTATGGGAGTATCCCGGTGCGAAAGGGGGTGGATCCCTTCGTGGAACGGTGTGCAGAGCTCGGACTCGAGGGGCTCATCGTTCCCGACCTTCCTCCTGACTACGACGAAGGCCTCTACGAGGCCGGAGCCCGCCATGGGATTCCGGTCGTGCCGGTGGTGATTCCGCAGATTCGAGGTGAGCGACTCTCCCGTATCCTCTCCCTTTCCCCCGCCTATGTGTATGCGGCCCTCAGGAAGGGGATCACCGGGTATCACACCGAGATCGGGGAGGAGAACCTTTCCCTGCTCGACACGCTCGAGGCCGCAGGGACGAGAACGCTCGCCGGGTTCGGCATCGATTCACCCGAGCAGGTAGCCCTCCTCGCACCACACGTCCACGCGGTGGTGGTGGGATCGGCCTTCGTCCGAGTGATCGCCTCATGCAGCGGGAGCCCCGCGGCTCCCCTCAAGGCGAAGATAGGGGAGCTTCTCTCTTCGAAGGAGGCTAACCGCCGAGAGTAG